The Pseudoliparis swirei isolate HS2019 ecotype Mariana Trench chromosome 16, NWPU_hadal_v1, whole genome shotgun sequence genome includes a window with the following:
- the ppox gene encoding protoporphyrinogen oxidase isoform X1: MTTVAVLGGGIGGLAASYYLCKSPQVTKVILLESSSRFGGWLQSTRRADGAVFEHGPRGIRPAGAVGRNTLNMVDDLGLGGEILPVTYSHVASKNRYVYVDRQLHLMPSGLSGLLRTVPPFSRPLLLSLATEILVKKGKEEDESIHSFVSRRLGKELADIAVDSLCRGVFAGDCRKLSVRSCFPVLFSAEQRRGSLTLGMLLASGPGPVVPPGPLAQRSIEESWAQWSLSRGVESLPEAIAEYLQRSGRVELHREADVQHISPSASGWKISLEDGVMSADHIISALPAKVLASLLPSSCQPLVQLLQGVSTVTVAVVNLEYEGSVLPVAGFGHLLPSSEDRGVLGVVYDSVPFPQHNRPGGPTTRLTVMMGGAWFQEVFGAPEAATEERLLARAAEAVRSHLGVSTAPRWSRVTLQRDCIPQYHLGHHRRVEAIRRFIGEERLPLAVAGASYDGVSVNDVIFSGRTAAQTLGAA; the protein is encoded by the exons ATGACAACAGTTGCAGTCCTTGGTGGGGGGATCGGGGGTCTGGCAGCATCGTACTACCTGTGCAAGAGCCCCCAGGTTaccaag GTCATTTTACTGGAGTCCAGCAGTCGCTTCGGGGGCTGGCTGCAGTCCACCAGGAGGGCCGATGGGGCGGTGTTCGAACACGGACCCCGAGGGATCCGACCCGCCGGGGCAGTGGGACGCAACACACTCAACATG gtggacgaCCTGGGTCTCGGGGGGGAGATCCTGCCGGTCACCTACAGCCACGTCGCCTCCAAGAACAGATACGTGTACGTGGACCGACAGCTCCACCTGATGCCTTCGGGCCTGAG TGGACTTCTCCGGACCGTGCCGCCATTCTCCCGCCCCCTCCTGCTGAGCCTCGCCACGGAGATACTGGTGAAGAAGGGCAAGGAGGAGGACGAGTCCATACACTCGTTTGTGTCAAGGAGGCTGGGGAAGGAG cttgcCGACATCGCCGTGGACAGCCTGTGTCGTGGTGTGTTTGCGGGCGACTGCAGGAAGCTGAGTGTGCGTTCCTGTTTTCCCGTGTTGTTCAGCGCGGAGCAGCGGAGAGGCTCCCTGACGCTGGGCATGCTGCTGGCCTCAG GTCCTGGTCCCGTGGTCCCCCCCGGCCCTCTGGCTCAAAGATCTATTGAGGAGTCCTGGGCCCAGTGGTCCCTGAGCCGGGGGGTCGAGTCCCTTCCAGAGGCCATCGCCGAGTACCTGCAGCGGAGCGGCCGAGTGGAGCTGCACAGAGAGGCAGATGTTCAACACATCAGCCCTTCAGCCTCTGGGTGGAAG ATCTCATTGGAGGATGGAGTCATGTCAGCTGACCACATCATCTCTGCACTGCCGGCTAAAG tcctcgcctccctcctgccctcctcctgccagcctctggtccagctgctgcagggcgTCTCCACGGTGACGGTGGCGGTGGTCAACCTGGAGTACGAGGGCTCCGTGCTGCCCGTCGCG GGTTTCGGTCACCTGCTCCCTTCGTCGGAGGACCGCGGCGTCCTGGGGGTGGTCTACGACTCCGTGCCCTTCCCTCAACACAACCGACCCGGTGGACCGACCACCAGACTGACG GTGATGATGGGCGGGGCCTGGTTCCAGGAAGTGTTCGGGGCGCCGGAGGCGGCGACGGAGGAGCGCCTGTTGGCCAGAGCCGCGGAGGCGGTGCGGAGCCACCTGGGCGTCTCCACGGCGCCGCGCTGGAGCCGGGTGACCCTCCAGAGG GACTGCATCCCCCAGTACCACCTGGGCCACCACCGGAGAGTCG AGGCGATCCGCCGCTTCATCGGGGAGGAGCGCCTCCCGCTGGCCGTGGCCGGCGCCTCCTACGACGGCGTGTCGGTCAATGACGTCATCTTCAGTGGACGGACCGCGGCGCAGACGCTGGGAGCCGCGTGA
- the ppox gene encoding protoporphyrinogen oxidase isoform X2, protein MTTVAVLGGGIGGLAASYYLCKSPQVTKVILLESSSRFGGWLQSTRRADGAVFEHGPRGIRPAGAVGRNTLNMVDDLGLGGEILPVTYSHVASKNRYVGLLRTVPPFSRPLLLSLATEILVKKGKEEDESIHSFVSRRLGKELADIAVDSLCRGVFAGDCRKLSVRSCFPVLFSAEQRRGSLTLGMLLASGPGPVVPPGPLAQRSIEESWAQWSLSRGVESLPEAIAEYLQRSGRVELHREADVQHISPSASGWKISLEDGVMSADHIISALPAKVLASLLPSSCQPLVQLLQGVSTVTVAVVNLEYEGSVLPVAGFGHLLPSSEDRGVLGVVYDSVPFPQHNRPGGPTTRLTVMMGGAWFQEVFGAPEAATEERLLARAAEAVRSHLGVSTAPRWSRVTLQRDCIPQYHLGHHRRVEAIRRFIGEERLPLAVAGASYDGVSVNDVIFSGRTAAQTLGAA, encoded by the exons ATGACAACAGTTGCAGTCCTTGGTGGGGGGATCGGGGGTCTGGCAGCATCGTACTACCTGTGCAAGAGCCCCCAGGTTaccaag GTCATTTTACTGGAGTCCAGCAGTCGCTTCGGGGGCTGGCTGCAGTCCACCAGGAGGGCCGATGGGGCGGTGTTCGAACACGGACCCCGAGGGATCCGACCCGCCGGGGCAGTGGGACGCAACACACTCAACATG gtggacgaCCTGGGTCTCGGGGGGGAGATCCTGCCGGTCACCTACAGCCACGTCGCCTCCAAGAACAGATACGT TGGACTTCTCCGGACCGTGCCGCCATTCTCCCGCCCCCTCCTGCTGAGCCTCGCCACGGAGATACTGGTGAAGAAGGGCAAGGAGGAGGACGAGTCCATACACTCGTTTGTGTCAAGGAGGCTGGGGAAGGAG cttgcCGACATCGCCGTGGACAGCCTGTGTCGTGGTGTGTTTGCGGGCGACTGCAGGAAGCTGAGTGTGCGTTCCTGTTTTCCCGTGTTGTTCAGCGCGGAGCAGCGGAGAGGCTCCCTGACGCTGGGCATGCTGCTGGCCTCAG GTCCTGGTCCCGTGGTCCCCCCCGGCCCTCTGGCTCAAAGATCTATTGAGGAGTCCTGGGCCCAGTGGTCCCTGAGCCGGGGGGTCGAGTCCCTTCCAGAGGCCATCGCCGAGTACCTGCAGCGGAGCGGCCGAGTGGAGCTGCACAGAGAGGCAGATGTTCAACACATCAGCCCTTCAGCCTCTGGGTGGAAG ATCTCATTGGAGGATGGAGTCATGTCAGCTGACCACATCATCTCTGCACTGCCGGCTAAAG tcctcgcctccctcctgccctcctcctgccagcctctggtccagctgctgcagggcgTCTCCACGGTGACGGTGGCGGTGGTCAACCTGGAGTACGAGGGCTCCGTGCTGCCCGTCGCG GGTTTCGGTCACCTGCTCCCTTCGTCGGAGGACCGCGGCGTCCTGGGGGTGGTCTACGACTCCGTGCCCTTCCCTCAACACAACCGACCCGGTGGACCGACCACCAGACTGACG GTGATGATGGGCGGGGCCTGGTTCCAGGAAGTGTTCGGGGCGCCGGAGGCGGCGACGGAGGAGCGCCTGTTGGCCAGAGCCGCGGAGGCGGTGCGGAGCCACCTGGGCGTCTCCACGGCGCCGCGCTGGAGCCGGGTGACCCTCCAGAGG GACTGCATCCCCCAGTACCACCTGGGCCACCACCGGAGAGTCG AGGCGATCCGCCGCTTCATCGGGGAGGAGCGCCTCCCGCTGGCCGTGGCCGGCGCCTCCTACGACGGCGTGTCGGTCAATGACGTCATCTTCAGTGGACGGACCGCGGCGCAGACGCTGGGAGCCGCGTGA